The nucleotide sequence AAAAAGGCAGGGCAAGATGGTACCAGAATACCGATAATGCTAAAAAAGGATCATGTTACAAATTTTCGTGTTATGTGAAAGCTAAATCAAGCGAGAATGTTAAATCTGAAACAATTGGGGATATATTAATAACTACAGATGGAGTTGCATTTTACGAGAAGTTTTATCCATTAGAAACATGGCAATATATTAGCGGTATAATCACTGCAAATTCCCCTAAACTTACTTTAGTTCTTGAATTAAGAGAAAAAGGGACTGTATGGTTTGATGATATAAAATTAAGCGAATATAAACCTAAAGTTATATTCTCAGCTAATGTCGAAAAGCACAAATCTTATGTCCTGTATTTACATAAATTACCTCCAGAATTTGTTGGAAAGGGTATAAGGATATATGGAGAGAATATTGTTGATAAAACTTATCAAAGCCGGGTTGATAATGGGAATCTGTATTGCCCTTTTATTGCCAAGGGGACCGGGAAAATAGAAGTGTTTTTACAATCTATCCTTGACATAGAAATAAAGAAACAAGATATAGAATTTTTAATATCTGATATTCCGCTTATTGATAAAAGCATACCAGAACAAGTATATAAAGGTTTATGGGAAATAGAAGATAAGGATGTAGTTCCTGCTGAAAAGAAAAGTATTCATATCCATAAGAAATTAAATGGTAATTGTATACTCATAAAAGACGGTAAATTTTTAAGTAAAACTTTCAAATATAAAGATAATAATCCAACACTTAACTTTGCATCTGAAGAACTTAAAAAACATCTTCAAATGATATCAAAAAATGAAATTTCATTAATGGATTCAGACACAATAAATGAGGATGGCATCTATATTGGCAGAATAGGTTCATGGAATAATAAGGAAATAAGAAATATTTTAAGGGAATATCCTTTAGCGAATAGAGAATCATTTATTATATATGCAAAAGATAGTAAGATATTTATCTTAGGTAAAGATTATGTCGGTTGTCTCTATGGAGTGTATCATTTTTTGAAAAATTACATTGGATTTTATTTTGTTGCTCCAGGTGAAAATGGAACATATTTTGAAAAAACCAGTAATATAACTATTTCAAACTTTATTGATGTTGAAAGCCCTGATTTCCTAATGCGAAAATGCCATGGCTGGATTTCACATCGTGAAAAATCGACCAGTAATTATTTTCTTGCAGATTGGATAGTAAAGCAGGGCATGAATTACTGTACTATATATTGGGGAAATCAACCATGGAAAAGTAAGGAGCTTAGAGAAAGGTTAAGCACATTAGGAATTTCCATAGATACATCGGAGCATAGTTTTAAATACTGGATTCCAAATGACCTTTTTGAAACTAAGCCTGATTTTTTCCCATTGATTGAAGGGAAGAGAAGAAAAACAGGAACATATAGACAAATTAATACAGCCAATTCAGAATTAATTGAATATATATCAAAAAAGATAATTGCGCATATTGAGGAATATCCGGATGTTAAAAAGATAGGAATTATACCTACTGATTCAAATCTTATTCATCCAAGTTGGAGCGAGGATGATAATTCAATAAAACTTGATGGGGCAAAAACAAGATATATAGCTCTTGAGGAATTAGATCAATCAAAATCAAGAAGATATTTAATTTTTGCCAATGAAATAGCAAAAAGAGTCTGCAAGGTTTTCCCTGACTGCACCTTAACAATTCAGGCGTATCATGAGACTTTGATCCCTCCCATAGATATAAAACCACATCCGAATTTACAATTGGCCATTGCGTTTATTAAAAGAGATTATTTACATAGCCTTGCAGATAAAAGAATAGCTCGTAACAGATATTGTTATAAAACACTTCTTGACTGGATGAAAATTACTGATTTTGTATGGATATATGAATATAT is from bacterium and encodes:
- a CDS encoding DUF4838 domain-containing protein, which translates into the protein MIKNPGFEADEYCWERHIVSGKFNFAIDETISRNGTKSARIDCIEKGRARWYQNTDNAKKGSCYKFSCYVKAKSSENVKSETIGDILITTDGVAFYEKFYPLETWQYISGIITANSPKLTLVLELREKGTVWFDDIKLSEYKPKVIFSANVEKHKSYVLYLHKLPPEFVGKGIRIYGENIVDKTYQSRVDNGNLYCPFIAKGTGKIEVFLQSILDIEIKKQDIEFLISDIPLIDKSIPEQVYKGLWEIEDKDVVPAEKKSIHIHKKLNGNCILIKDGKFLSKTFKYKDNNPTLNFASEELKKHLQMISKNEISLMDSDTINEDGIYIGRIGSWNNKEIRNILREYPLANRESFIIYAKDSKIFILGKDYVGCLYGVYHFLKNYIGFYFVAPGENGTYFEKTSNITISNFIDVESPDFLMRKCHGWISHREKSTSNYFLADWIVKQGMNYCTIYWGNQPWKSKELRERLSTLGISIDTSEHSFKYWIPNDLFETKPDFFPLIEGKRRKTGTYRQINTANSELIEYISKKIIAHIEEYPDVKKIGIIPTDSNLIHPSWSEDDNSIKLDGAKTRYIALEELDQSKSRRYLIFANEIAKRVCKVFPDCTLTIQAYHETLIPPIDIKPHPNLQLAIAFIKRDYLHSLADKRIARNRYCYKTLLDWMKITDFVWIYEYIHGRYPFPRLPIMQEDFKHYFQIGIKGINFGLSPYPEGWKTHGMNYYIASNLCWNAEKDYRILVKRFIKGYYQEASSFIEKFYETLHDQKFQEDVQALAWQFDVPKIASKNTALKCLDYLSKARNHAEKDIVKDRVNTLYGNFRTLLGKDN